CGACAGGCGGTATCATTAATGCGATTCAATTTGGCTCGCATGCGGATATTACGAAGCTGAACAGCCTGTTGATCGGCGGCGATCTGTCCATCATTATGATGCTTGTCATGTTCGGGGGCTATCATATCAGCTTATATGTGCTGCGCATTCGTGAGAAAACGTACTTGCTTAGCGGGCTGTATCTTTTCTCCACAGCTGGCGTCCAAGTGTTGTATGGCGAGAAGCTCTTCCAACGGCTTCTGCCGCATATTCCATTTGAGATCGCATACAAGATGTTGGATGTCTGTGAGTTTTTTAGTTCTATTTTGAGTCTTTTATTTTTTTGCTCCATCCACAAGCAATTGCTTTCACGCACAAAAATGAATCTATTGAATGCCCCGGTCGTCTTGATTTTATTGGCCGTTGTCTTCTTGCCGTATTCGCTTTATAACGAAATGAGAAGCATCTTCTTTCTCTATATCGGATTGGTGCCTGTACTGCTTTTCATTAGAATGGTCTATCTGTACATGAAGAGCAACAAGGGGACGTATGAACGCAAAGAACTTGGGTTGTTCATCGTTGCTCTCGTTGCTTTGATGGTCTTTTTAGTGGATGGGATTCTCTATGCGGAAAGTGCCGTTTCTTCGGATATGTGGGGAAAAGTTGGCGTTATTTGTTTCATTACCTTAATGAACCTCTTATTGGCCGTCCGGTTAACTACGGCGTATGAGAAGACAGAACTATTGACTCACCGGCTCACGATCTCCAATCAGTTGAAAGACGAGTTTCTGATGCACACTTCGCATGAAGTTAAAACACCGCTGCATGGCATCCTGAATATTACATCATTTTTGCTTGACGACAATGAGGGCAATTTGTCATCCAGGCAGAAACAGCATCTGTGGCTGATCAAGGATACCTCGGTTAAGCTGTCGATGCTGATGCAAGATCTCATTGATGTCACCCGCTTGAAACACGGCGAGCTGCGCTTGCACATGACGGTTGTGGATGTTAGGGCGGTGACACAAATTGTCTTCGATGTTCTGCAGTTCGAGCTCGCTGGCAAGTCGGTACGTCTCGATAATTATGTGATGCCGGATATGTGGGTGCAAGCTGACGAGAATCGTTTGCGCCAAGTCATGTACAATTTGGTGCACAATGCTATGAAGCATACAGAACGAGGCGCCATTAGCGTAAAAGCGAGAACACTGGAAGAAACCATCCAGATTACGGTCGAGGATACGGGGACGGGGATTCCGCGCGATAAGTACGACAAGGTCTTTGAATATTTCGATCAAATGGACCATGCTTTGCCCGAGGACGGCTACACAGGCATGGGAGTTGGCTTATATATTAGCCGCAAGCTTGTGGAGCGAATGGGCGGAGAGATACGGATTGACTGGTCAGAGGTGGGAAAAGGGACGCGCATGGCCTTTAAGCTGCCGATCGCCTTGGATTACATCCCTGTCAGTCATGACCGTTTGTTCGTCGATAAGCTTCAGCAAAGGGAAGTTGATGACCCCGATTCACTGGACATTCTGGAAGAACATGCGCATACGATTCTCATCGTGGATGATGAGGCTTCTAACATCTATACGCTGCTCAATAT
Above is a genomic segment from Paenibacillus sp. HWE-109 containing:
- a CDS encoding hybrid sensor histidine kinase/response regulator — its product is MRSFPKMISIGMVFSLSILLFIGIYSQMIPSQNKQTAKHGVMDLSSYDFHKLGLVSLDGEWEFYEGKLLGPGDFQGGSRADVSYLNVPGTWKGTTKEGGMSRKGYGTYRLNVQVKDADDIYGIKLRSIRMAHRLYIDGKLEGESGLPAMNKETNIPGNTPYSTFFHTKSKQFDIILQVSNYEFPTGGIINAIQFGSHADITKLNSLLIGGDLSIIMMLVMFGGYHISLYVLRIREKTYLLSGLYLFSTAGVQVLYGEKLFQRLLPHIPFEIAYKMLDVCEFFSSILSLLFFCSIHKQLLSRTKMNLLNAPVVLILLAVVFLPYSLYNEMRSIFFLYIGLVPVLLFIRMVYLYMKSNKGTYERKELGLFIVALVALMVFLVDGILYAESAVSSDMWGKVGVICFITLMNLLLAVRLTTAYEKTELLTHRLTISNQLKDEFLMHTSHEVKTPLHGILNITSFLLDDNEGNLSSRQKQHLWLIKDTSVKLSMLMQDLIDVTRLKHGELRLHMTVVDVRAVTQIVFDVLQFELAGKSVRLDNYVMPDMWVQADENRLRQVMYNLVHNAMKHTERGAISVKARTLEETIQITVEDTGTGIPRDKYDKVFEYFDQMDHALPEDGYTGMGVGLYISRKLVERMGGEIRIDWSEVGKGTRMAFKLPIALDYIPVSHDRLFVDKLQQREVDDPDSLDILEEHAHTILIVDDEASNIYTLLNILKRHQYNVIAALSAKEALAKIKEHPQIDLVILDVMMPGVSGIELCRALRTQYSILDLPILFATVKDTSQDIALGFSAGANDYVTKPFEAETIVARIQTLIAMKTSIKEAIRSELAFHQAQIKPHFLYNALSSVISFCYTDGEKAAYLLSKLSQFLRYILDMDRNDLFVSLHRELELIDAYVEIEKARYGERFDFICYVDESLKHRAVPSLCIQPFVENAIRHGFFEKDGHGTVTLTIQEGDTYLQITVQDNGVGIPDDLLYQIARGERGSGGIAIANIRKRLDAIPGATLTVSSEMGRGTKVTMYLPLNGKDQDIIEERWDNLV